A region from the Bubalus kerabau isolate K-KA32 ecotype Philippines breed swamp buffalo chromosome 23, PCC_UOA_SB_1v2, whole genome shotgun sequence genome encodes:
- the LOC129637252 gene encoding olfactory receptor 1F1-like isoform X2: protein MGEANQSRVSEFLLLGLSRQPLQQQQLLFLLFLTMYLATVLGNLLILLAISVDSRLHIPMYFFLCNLSFVDTCFSSTTVPKVLANHVLGSQTISFSGCLTQMYFVFMFMDMDNFLLAVMAYDRFVAVCHPLHYSVKMTPQLCALLVTGSWVTASVDMLLHTLLMARLSFCADNAIPHFFCDVTPLLKLACSDTHVNEVMILSEGALIMITPFVCILASYVLITCAVLRIPSTKGRWKAFSTCGSHLAVVFLFYGTIIFLYFNPLSSHAAETDVAAAVMFSVVTPMLNPFIYSLRNQDIKGALGKVIAMKFFSAQ from the coding sequence ATGGGAGAGGCGAACCAGTCGAGAGTCTCTGAgttcctcctcctggggctctccaggcagcccctgcagcagcagcagctcctcttcCTGCTCTTCCTCACCATGTACCTGGCCACAGTCCTGGGAAACCTGCTCATCCTCCTAGCCATCAGCGTGGACTCCCGCCTGCACatccccatgtacttcttcctctgcaACCTGTCCTTTGTGGacacctgcttctcctccaccACTGTCCCCAAGGTGCTGGCCAACCATGTACTCGGGAGCcagaccatttccttctctgggtgtCTCACACagatgtattttgtttttatgttcatGGACATGGACAATTTCCTCCTggctgtgatggcctatgaccgctttgTGGCTGTATGCCACCCCTTACACTATTCAGTGAAGATGACCCCCCAGCTCTGCGCCCTGCTGGTCACTGGGTCATGGGTCACTGCCAGTGTGGATATGCTCTTGCACACCCTGCTGATGGCTCGACTCTCCTTCTGTGCAGACAATGCCATCCCccatttcttctgtgatgtgaCCCCCCTCCTCAAACTCGCCTGCTCTGACACACACGTCAATGAGGTGATGATACTGTCTGAGGGTGCCCTGATCATGATCACCCCGTTCGTTTGCATCCTGGCTTCATATGTCCTTATCACCTGTGCTGTCCTGAGGATCCCATCCACAAAGGGGAGATGgaaagccttctccacctgtggctcCCACCTGGCTGTGGTGTTCCTCTTCTATGGCACCATCATATTTCTGTATTTCAACCCTTTGTCCTCCCACGCAGCTGAGACGGATGTAGCAGCTGCTGTGATGTTCTCTGTGGTgacccccatgctgaaccccttcatctacagCCTGAGAAACCAGGACATAAAAGGGGCTCTTGGAAAAGTGATTGCCATGAAATTTTTTTCTGCTCAGTAA
- the LOC129637252 gene encoding olfactory receptor 1F1-like isoform X1, with product MFSDVSGPMGEANQSRVSEFLLLGLSRQPLQQQQLLFLLFLTMYLATVLGNLLILLAISVDSRLHIPMYFFLCNLSFVDTCFSSTTVPKVLANHVLGSQTISFSGCLTQMYFVFMFMDMDNFLLAVMAYDRFVAVCHPLHYSVKMTPQLCALLVTGSWVTASVDMLLHTLLMARLSFCADNAIPHFFCDVTPLLKLACSDTHVNEVMILSEGALIMITPFVCILASYVLITCAVLRIPSTKGRWKAFSTCGSHLAVVFLFYGTIIFLYFNPLSSHAAETDVAAAVMFSVVTPMLNPFIYSLRNQDIKGALGKVIAMKFFSAQ from the exons ATGTTCAGCGATGTA TCCGGCCCCATGGGAGAGGCGAACCAGTCGAGAGTCTCTGAgttcctcctcctggggctctccaggcagcccctgcagcagcagcagctcctcttcCTGCTCTTCCTCACCATGTACCTGGCCACAGTCCTGGGAAACCTGCTCATCCTCCTAGCCATCAGCGTGGACTCCCGCCTGCACatccccatgtacttcttcctctgcaACCTGTCCTTTGTGGacacctgcttctcctccaccACTGTCCCCAAGGTGCTGGCCAACCATGTACTCGGGAGCcagaccatttccttctctgggtgtCTCACACagatgtattttgtttttatgttcatGGACATGGACAATTTCCTCCTggctgtgatggcctatgaccgctttgTGGCTGTATGCCACCCCTTACACTATTCAGTGAAGATGACCCCCCAGCTCTGCGCCCTGCTGGTCACTGGGTCATGGGTCACTGCCAGTGTGGATATGCTCTTGCACACCCTGCTGATGGCTCGACTCTCCTTCTGTGCAGACAATGCCATCCCccatttcttctgtgatgtgaCCCCCCTCCTCAAACTCGCCTGCTCTGACACACACGTCAATGAGGTGATGATACTGTCTGAGGGTGCCCTGATCATGATCACCCCGTTCGTTTGCATCCTGGCTTCATATGTCCTTATCACCTGTGCTGTCCTGAGGATCCCATCCACAAAGGGGAGATGgaaagccttctccacctgtggctcCCACCTGGCTGTGGTGTTCCTCTTCTATGGCACCATCATATTTCTGTATTTCAACCCTTTGTCCTCCCACGCAGCTGAGACGGATGTAGCAGCTGCTGTGATGTTCTCTGTGGTgacccccatgctgaaccccttcatctacagCCTGAGAAACCAGGACATAAAAGGGGCTCTTGGAAAAGTGATTGCCATGAAATTTTTTTCTGCTCAGTAA